One Candidatus Planktophila limnetica DNA segment encodes these proteins:
- a CDS encoding NAD(P)(+) transhydrogenase (Re/Si-specific) subunit beta → MSHFLYSSIGLAAGVCFILALKGLSKPKTARRGNIIGAIGATIATIVVFFYAQEGESLPLNNFGWIIGAIAVGVVIGVPAARKVQMTQMPQLVALFNGVGGGAAALVAIVEYLHLGEKANTAEVIATVFTVIVGCVSFSGSIITFLKLQELMTTRPVVFPGGRFVIAGTLAATLGAAVWVVIELGTNPLMILAALSLLFGVLFVLPVGGADVPIVISLLNAFTGLTVAASGYVLDSTLLIIAGTLVGASGTILTRLMAEAMGRSLFGTLFGAFTAKPQEASGAAEDRPVRSGSPDDVAILLNYARRVVIVPGFGLAVAQAQHTVRELADLMLAKGIDVAYGIHPVAGRMPGHMNVLLAEANVPYDQLAEMEEVNPTFGQTDVAIVIGANDVVNPAALTTPGCPIYGMPILEVSNAANIIFLKRSMRPGFAGIENELLYDPKTMLLFGDAKASLTKVVSALKNL, encoded by the coding sequence GTGAGCCACTTCTTATACAGTTCGATTGGTCTTGCTGCCGGCGTCTGTTTTATTCTCGCTCTTAAAGGTTTATCAAAGCCAAAAACTGCACGTCGCGGAAATATTATTGGTGCAATTGGCGCAACAATCGCAACAATCGTCGTCTTTTTCTACGCACAAGAAGGCGAATCATTGCCACTTAATAACTTCGGTTGGATTATCGGAGCAATAGCTGTTGGTGTAGTTATCGGTGTTCCTGCTGCACGTAAAGTTCAGATGACACAGATGCCACAACTTGTTGCACTATTTAATGGTGTTGGTGGTGGAGCTGCGGCTCTGGTTGCAATCGTTGAGTATTTACACCTTGGTGAGAAGGCGAATACTGCAGAAGTTATTGCAACGGTTTTCACCGTAATCGTTGGTTGTGTCTCATTTAGTGGATCAATCATCACATTCTTAAAACTTCAAGAATTAATGACTACTCGGCCTGTTGTATTTCCTGGCGGCCGTTTTGTAATTGCAGGCACACTGGCTGCAACACTGGGTGCTGCGGTGTGGGTTGTTATCGAACTCGGAACTAATCCACTGATGATTCTTGCAGCGCTTTCACTGCTATTTGGTGTTCTATTCGTACTTCCAGTTGGTGGCGCAGATGTTCCAATTGTTATCTCGCTGCTCAATGCATTTACTGGTTTAACAGTTGCAGCAAGTGGATATGTTCTAGATTCAACACTTCTAATTATTGCTGGAACACTCGTTGGTGCATCCGGAACAATTTTGACTCGTTTAATGGCAGAAGCAATGGGACGCTCACTCTTTGGAACACTCTTTGGAGCCTTTACTGCAAAGCCACAAGAAGCAAGTGGGGCCGCAGAAGATCGTCCAGTTCGCTCTGGTTCACCGGATGACGTTGCAATCTTGCTCAACTATGCACGACGCGTAGTTATTGTTCCTGGCTTTGGACTCGCAGTTGCGCAAGCACAGCACACGGTGCGCGAATTAGCAGATTTGATGTTGGCTAAAGGCATTGATGTTGCATATGGAATTCACCCTGTTGCAGGTCGTATGCCAGGACATATGAACGTATTACTTGCAGAAGCCAACGTTCCATATGACCAATTGGCCGAAATGGAAGAAGTAAATCCAACCTTTGGGCAAACCGATGTTGCAATTGTTATTGGTGCCAACGATGTTGTTAACCCTGCTGCACTAACAACTCCAGGGTGTCCAATTTATGGAATGCCGATTCTTGAAGTTTCTAATGCAGCAAACATTATTTTCTTAAAGCGATCAATGCGTCCAGGCTTTGCTGGAATCGAAAATGAATTGCTTTATGATCCAAAGACAATGCTGCTCTTTGGAGATGCAAAGGCTTCGCTAACAAAGGTTGTCTCCGCCCTTAAGAACCTCTAA